A stretch of the Streptomyces sp. NBC_01428 genome encodes the following:
- a CDS encoding ferredoxin, with amino-acid sequence MTVQQEAGADGEALEVWIDQDLCTGDGICAQYAPEVFELDIDGLAYVKSGDDELLQAVGATTAVPLTLLRDVADSAKECPGDCIHVRRVSDKVEVYGPDAE; translated from the coding sequence ATGACCGTGCAGCAGGAGGCCGGAGCCGACGGCGAGGCGCTTGAGGTCTGGATCGACCAGGATCTGTGTACGGGCGACGGGATCTGTGCCCAGTACGCCCCCGAGGTCTTTGAGCTGGACATCGACGGCCTGGCCTATGTGAAGAGCGGTGACGACGAGCTGTTGCAGGCCGTGGGTGCCACAACGGCCGTACCGCTGACGCTTCTGCGTGACGTGGCGGACTCGGCGAAGGAATGTCCGGGCGACTGCATCCACGTCCGTAGGGTTTCGGACAAGGTCGAGGTGTACGGGCCCGACGCGGAGTGA
- a CDS encoding tRNA (adenine-N1)-methyltransferase: MSEPTGAARRRGPFKVGDQVQLTDPKGRHYTFTLEAGKNFHTHKGSFPHDELIGAPEGSVVRTTGNVAYLALRPLLPDYVLSMPRGAAVVYPKDAGQILAFADIFPGARVVEAGVGSGSLSSFLLRAIGDQGMLHSYERREDFAEIAQQNVERYFGGPHPAWQLTVGDLQDNLSDADVDRVILDMLAPWECLEAVSKALVPGGILCCYVATTTQLARTVESIREIGSFNEPTAWESMIRNWHIEGLAVRPDHRMIGHTGFLLTARRLADGVEPPMRRRRPSKGAYGDDYTGPNADGGSGR; this comes from the coding sequence ATGTCCGAACCGACCGGTGCCGCCCGCAGGCGCGGGCCCTTCAAGGTCGGGGACCAGGTTCAGCTGACCGACCCCAAGGGCCGCCACTACACGTTCACGCTCGAGGCCGGGAAGAACTTCCACACCCACAAGGGTTCCTTCCCGCACGACGAGCTGATCGGCGCACCCGAGGGCAGCGTTGTCCGCACCACCGGAAACGTCGCCTACCTCGCGCTGCGCCCCCTGCTCCCCGACTACGTCCTGTCCATGCCCCGCGGCGCCGCCGTGGTCTACCCCAAGGACGCGGGGCAGATCCTGGCCTTCGCCGACATCTTCCCCGGCGCCCGCGTCGTGGAGGCGGGAGTCGGCTCCGGCTCGCTCAGCAGCTTCCTGCTGCGCGCCATCGGCGACCAGGGCATGCTGCACTCGTACGAGCGCCGCGAGGACTTCGCCGAGATCGCCCAGCAGAACGTCGAGCGCTACTTCGGGGGCCCGCACCCCGCCTGGCAGCTCACGGTCGGCGACCTCCAGGACAACCTGAGCGACGCCGACGTGGACCGCGTCATCCTCGACATGCTCGCCCCCTGGGAGTGCCTGGAGGCCGTCTCCAAGGCGCTCGTCCCCGGCGGCATCCTCTGCTGCTACGTGGCGACCACCACCCAGCTCGCGCGGACCGTCGAGTCGATCCGCGAGATCGGCTCCTTCAACGAGCCGACCGCCTGGGAATCGATGATCCGCAACTGGCACATCGAGGGCCTGGCCGTCCGTCCGGACCACCGGATGATCGGCCACACCGGCTTCCTGCTCACCGCCCGCCGCCTCGCGGACGGCGTCGAGCCGCCCATGCGCCGCCGACGCCCCTCCAAGGGCGCCTACGGCGACGACTACACCGGCCCGAACGCCGACGGCGGCTCCGGCCGCTGA